One genomic window of Paraburkholderia acidiphila includes the following:
- a CDS encoding DUF502 domain-containing protein — MTIKKATFKSVFLTGLLVLVPLAITLWVLNLVIGTMDQTLLLLPESWRPERVFGVRLPGLGAVLTLAFIFGVGLLTHNFIGQKLVEWWNALVRRIPIIGPLYGSIQQVSDTLLSSNGNAFRKALLIEYPRKGSWTIAFLTGIPGGDVVNHLQEDHVSVYVPTTPNPTSGFFLMVPKSEVVELDMTVDAALKYIVSMGVVAPATSPRRPIDPPL; from the coding sequence ATGACGATCAAGAAAGCGACGTTCAAATCGGTATTCCTGACCGGCCTGCTCGTGCTGGTGCCGTTGGCCATCACGCTGTGGGTGCTGAACCTCGTGATCGGCACGATGGATCAGACGCTGTTGCTGCTGCCCGAATCGTGGCGGCCGGAGCGCGTGTTCGGCGTGCGACTGCCCGGTTTGGGCGCGGTGCTCACGCTCGCGTTCATCTTCGGGGTGGGCCTCCTCACGCACAACTTCATCGGCCAGAAGCTGGTGGAGTGGTGGAACGCGCTGGTGCGCCGCATTCCGATCATCGGACCGCTGTACGGCAGCATCCAGCAGGTTTCCGATACACTGCTTTCGAGCAACGGCAATGCATTTCGCAAGGCACTCCTGATCGAGTACCCGCGCAAGGGTTCGTGGACGATCGCGTTTCTCACCGGCATTCCCGGCGGCGACGTGGTCAACCACCTGCAGGAAGATCACGTGAGCGTGTATGTCCCGACTACGCCGAACCCCACGTCGGGCTTTTTCCTGATGGTGCCAAAGAGCGAGGTGGTCGAGCTGGACATGACCGTCGACGCCGCGCTCAAGTATATTGTTTCGATGGGCGTGGTCGCGCCGGCAACCTCTCCACGCCGCCCCATCGATCCTCCGCTTTAA
- a CDS encoding FmdB family zinc ribbon protein, producing the protein MPIYAYRCESCGFDKDVLQKMSDAPLTQCPSCGADTFRKQVTAAGFQLKGSGWYVTDFRGGNAGKSGAATGAKAAGEGASSEGSKAAGEGAASGSSDASAAAPAASAQASTPAGTSSPAAST; encoded by the coding sequence ATGCCGATCTACGCTTATCGCTGCGAGTCGTGCGGCTTCGACAAGGACGTGCTCCAAAAGATGAGCGATGCGCCCCTGACGCAGTGCCCGAGCTGCGGCGCGGACACATTTCGCAAGCAGGTCACCGCGGCGGGCTTCCAGCTGAAGGGCTCGGGCTGGTACGTCACCGATTTCCGCGGCGGCAACGCCGGTAAGAGCGGTGCGGCGACCGGTGCGAAGGCGGCTGGCGAAGGCGCGTCGTCGGAGGGCAGCAAGGCCGCCGGCGAGGGCGCTGCAAGCGGTTCCAGCGACGCGAGCGCAGCCGCGCCCGCCGCGAGCGCACAAGCAAGCACCCCGGCGGGCACGTCCAGCCCGGCAGCCTCGACCTGA
- a CDS encoding methyltransferase domain-containing protein, which yields MSDPTLPPQPGEAPEFETRDPASPSFWDERFERGFTPWDQAGVQREFEAFATAHPEAAVLIPGCGNAWEARWLAERGRTVRAIDFAPAAVASARTALGQYAGVVEEADFYAYTPPFTPAWVFERAFLCALPKALRASYAVRMAQLLQPGALLAGYFFIGETPKGPPFAIARDELDALLTPYFTLADDQPVADSLAVFAGRERWLVWRRNDVPPSQV from the coding sequence ATGAGCGACCCGACCTTGCCGCCGCAACCGGGCGAAGCGCCCGAATTCGAAACCCGCGACCCGGCGTCGCCCTCGTTCTGGGACGAGCGCTTCGAGCGCGGCTTCACGCCGTGGGACCAGGCGGGCGTGCAGCGCGAGTTCGAAGCCTTCGCGACTGCGCATCCTGAGGCCGCGGTGCTGATCCCGGGCTGCGGCAACGCCTGGGAGGCGCGCTGGCTCGCCGAGCGCGGCCGCACGGTGCGCGCCATCGACTTCGCGCCGGCCGCGGTCGCGAGCGCGCGCACGGCGCTGGGGCAGTACGCCGGCGTCGTCGAAGAGGCGGACTTCTACGCCTACACGCCGCCGTTCACGCCTGCCTGGGTGTTCGAGCGCGCTTTCCTGTGCGCGCTGCCCAAGGCGCTGCGCGCGAGCTACGCCGTGCGCATGGCCCAGCTGTTGCAGCCCGGCGCGTTGCTGGCGGGTTACTTCTTTATCGGCGAAACGCCCAAGGGGCCGCCGTTCGCCATCGCGCGCGACGAACTCGACGCCTTGCTCACGCCGTACTTCACGCTGGCGGACGATCAGCCGGTGGCCGACTCGCTGGCCGTGTTCGCCGGGCGCGAACGCTGGCTCGTGTGGCGCCGTAACGACGTCCCGCCGTCGCAGGTTTGA
- the aspS gene encoding aspartate--tRNA ligase has protein sequence MSMRSEYCGLVTEQLLGQTVSLCGWVQRRRDHGGVIFIDLRDREGLVQVVCDPDRAEMFKAAEGVRNEFCVQIKGLVRNRPEGTVNANLTSGKIEVLCHELVVLNASVTPPFQLDDDNLSETTRLTHRVLDLRRPQMQHNLRLRYRVTMAVRKYLDALGFIDIETPMLTKSTPEGARDYLVPSRVNAGQFFALPQSPQLFKQLLMVANFDRYYQIVKCFRDEDLRADRQPEFTQIDCETSFLGEQEIRDLFEDMARHVFKETIGVELDAKFPVMPYSEAMRRFGSDKPDLRVKLEFTDLTDAVKDVEFKVFSTPANSKDGRVAALRVPKGGELSRGDIDGYTEFVRIYGAKGLAWIKVNEVAKGRDGLQSPIVKNLHDASIAAILERTGAQDGDIIFFAADRAKVVNDSLGALRLKIGHSEFGKTNGLVEKGWKPLWVIDFPMFEYDEEENRYVAAHHPFTSPKDEHLEYLETDPGRCLAKAYDMVLNGWEIGGGSVRIYQEDVQSKVFRALKINAEEARAKFGFLLDALQYGAPPHGGIAFGLDRIVTMMAGADSIRDVIAFPKTQRAQDLLTQAPSPVDERQLRELHIRLRQPEQKAAQ, from the coding sequence ATGTCGATGAGATCTGAATACTGCGGTCTGGTGACCGAACAGCTGCTGGGCCAAACTGTTTCGCTGTGCGGATGGGTGCAGCGCCGCCGCGACCATGGCGGCGTCATCTTCATCGACCTGCGCGACCGCGAGGGCCTCGTTCAGGTCGTCTGCGACCCGGATCGCGCGGAAATGTTCAAGGCCGCCGAAGGCGTGCGCAACGAGTTCTGCGTCCAGATCAAGGGTCTCGTTCGCAATCGTCCGGAAGGCACGGTCAACGCCAACCTCACGAGCGGCAAGATCGAAGTGCTGTGCCACGAACTCGTGGTGCTCAACGCGTCGGTCACGCCGCCGTTCCAGCTCGACGACGACAATCTCTCGGAAACCACGCGCCTCACGCATCGCGTGCTCGACCTGCGCCGTCCGCAGATGCAGCACAACCTGCGTCTGCGCTATCGCGTGACGATGGCCGTGCGCAAGTACCTCGACGCGCTCGGCTTCATCGACATCGAAACGCCGATGCTCACGAAGAGCACGCCGGAAGGCGCACGCGACTACCTCGTGCCGTCGCGCGTGAACGCGGGCCAGTTCTTCGCGCTGCCGCAGTCGCCGCAGCTCTTCAAGCAGCTCCTGATGGTGGCGAACTTCGATCGCTACTACCAGATCGTCAAGTGCTTCCGCGACGAAGACCTGCGCGCCGACCGTCAGCCCGAATTCACGCAGATCGACTGCGAAACGTCGTTCCTCGGCGAGCAGGAAATCCGTGACCTGTTCGAAGACATGGCGCGTCACGTGTTCAAGGAAACGATCGGCGTCGAACTCGATGCGAAGTTCCCGGTCATGCCGTACTCGGAAGCCATGCGCCGTTTCGGTTCGGACAAGCCGGACCTGCGCGTGAAGCTCGAATTCACCGATCTGACCGACGCCGTGAAGGACGTCGAATTCAAGGTGTTCAGCACGCCGGCCAACAGCAAGGACGGCCGCGTTGCGGCGCTGCGCGTGCCGAAGGGCGGCGAACTCTCGCGCGGCGACATCGACGGCTACACGGAATTCGTGCGCATCTACGGCGCGAAGGGCCTCGCCTGGATCAAGGTCAACGAAGTCGCGAAGGGCCGTGACGGTCTGCAAAGCCCGATCGTCAAGAACCTGCACGACGCGTCGATCGCTGCGATCCTCGAGCGCACCGGCGCGCAAGATGGCGACATCATCTTCTTCGCGGCAGATCGCGCGAAGGTCGTGAACGACAGCCTGGGTGCGCTGCGCCTGAAGATCGGCCACTCGGAGTTTGGCAAGACCAACGGCCTGGTCGAGAAGGGCTGGAAGCCGCTGTGGGTGATCGATTTCCCGATGTTCGAGTACGACGAGGAAGAAAACCGCTACGTGGCCGCGCACCACCCGTTCACGAGCCCGAAGGACGAGCACCTGGAATACCTCGAAACGGATCCGGGCCGCTGCCTCGCGAAGGCTTATGACATGGTGCTGAACGGCTGGGAAATCGGCGGCGGTTCCGTGCGTATTTATCAGGAAGACGTGCAGAGCAAGGTGTTCCGCGCGCTCAAGATCAATGCGGAAGAAGCCCGCGCGAAGTTCGGCTTCCTGCTGGACGCGCTCCAGTACGGCGCGCCGCCGCACGGTGGTATCGCGTTCGGTCTGGACCGCATCGTCACGATGATGGCCGGCGCCGACTCGATCCGCGACGTGATCGCGTTCCCGAAGACGCAGCGCGCGCAGGATCTGCTCACGCAGGCGCCGAGCCCGGTGGACGAGCGCCAGCTGCGCGAACTGCACATCCGTCTGCGTCAGCCCGAGCAGAAAGCGGCGCAGTAA